A single Fundulus heteroclitus isolate FHET01 chromosome 4, MU-UCD_Fhet_4.1, whole genome shotgun sequence DNA region contains:
- the cd276 gene encoding CD276 antigen isoform X2, translated as MLALLLPAMLAVHAMAKLELHVPDQPVVALHGEDVTLNCSFDHSSPFNLSDVAVFWQLTDTKGSIHAFWKGQDQLVEQLESYANRTSLFPAQLTAGNASLLLRRVAIADEGDYTCFVRVQEYDRASLLLQVAAPYTKPEVTLEPESNLRPGDELALTCVAYGGYPKADVVWQDGSGRNLTDNITTSVVANEQGLFTMTSVLTVVLEPNSSFSCRLINPLLGEERSIFVTVTAEEAKELEEEESKTAMTPLKS; from the exons ATGCTAGCCCTCCTGCTGCCTGCGATGCTGGCCGTCCACGCAATGG CTAAGCTGGAACTGCACGTCCCGGACCAACCGGTGGTGGCGTTGCATGGCGAAGATGTCACCCTCAACTGCTCCTTTGACCACTCGAGCCCCTTCAACCTTTCCGACGTGGCCGTGTTCTGGCAGCTGACCGACACCAAAGGCAGCATCCACGCGTTCTGGAAGGGACAGGACCAGCTGGTGGAACAACTGGAGAGCTACGCCAACCGTACGAGCCTGTTCCCCGCCCAGCTGACCGCGGGCAACGCCTCGCTCCTACTGCGAAGGGTGGCCATCGCCGACGAAGGCGACTACACGTGCTTTGTCAGAGTGCAGGAGTACGACAGAGCCTCTTTGCTTCTGCAGGTGGCGG CTCCTTACACCAAGCCTGAGGTCACCTTGGAGCCCGAATCCAACCTGCGGCCCGGGGACGAGTTGGCCCTGACCTGTGTGGCATACGGTGGGTATCCTAAGGCAGACGTCGTATGGCAGGACGGGAGCGGACGCAACCTGACAGACAACATCACAACCTCGGTGGTGGCCAATGAACAAGGGCTCTTCACCATGACCAGCGTGCTCACCGTGGTGCTGGAGCCCAACAGCTCCTTCAGCTGCCGGCTGATCAACCCTCTGCTTGGCGAGGAGCGCTCCATCTTTGTCACAGTCACAG